From a region of the Thermodesulfobacteriota bacterium genome:
- the dtd gene encoding D-aminoacyl-tRNA deacylase: MRAVIQRVKKASVTVNDTTIGKIGNGLLVLLGIGKGDERKDADYLAEKITNLRIFEDENAKMNCSLLETFGEMLVVSQFTLLGDCRKGRRPSFTNAAVPNRAKELYNYFVSQVKIKGVKVKTGRFRAVMAVSLINDGPVTLIVESQ; this comes from the coding sequence ATGCGCGCAGTCATCCAACGAGTAAAAAAAGCTTCTGTTACTGTAAATGATACAACTATCGGTAAAATCGGTAACGGCTTGCTCGTTCTTCTTGGAATTGGCAAAGGAGACGAACGCAAAGATGCCGATTATCTTGCCGAAAAAATTACCAACTTAAGGATTTTTGAAGATGAAAATGCCAAAATGAATTGCTCCCTGCTCGAAACATTTGGTGAGATGCTGGTGGTGTCCCAGTTTACTTTGCTGGGTGACTGCCGCAAGGGAAGACGTCCTTCATTCACCAATGCCGCAGTTCCTAATAGAGCCAAAGAGCTTTATAATTATTTTGTCAGTCAGGTGAAAATTAAAGGAGTTAAGGTGAAGACAGGTCGGTTCCGCGCTGTTATGGCTGTATCATTAATCAACGACGGCCCGGTTACGCTTATTGTTGAAAGTCAATAG
- a CDS encoding D-alanyl-D-alanine carboxypeptidase — MRLFIFAVFLCLLIAGPWLAAAFSAGTHGNFENLIGKHDALLVTAPNEKIIFSKNSEKMLVPASTLKIFTALVALHYLGPDYKFATEFYLDKGQNLKIKGYGDPLLISEVLQEISKKVAGKIEKVIDIVLDDSYFAQPLTIPGVSSSIQPYDAPNGALCVNFNTVNFKQSNGIYISAEPQTPLVPFALNRIKKLGLHHGRIVFSHNNNECTFYAGYLIKHFLNNEGLQTTGIVRTGRVHKSKDRLIFRYISKSPVKEIISRFLEFSNNYTTNQLLIAAGAKTHGPPGTLDKGVSAALSYAKKILDLKHTHITEGSGISRKNKTSAKDMDKVLKAFEPYHGLMRHEGREFYKTGTLSGINTRAGYIEHPTGQLYRFVVFINTPGKSTRRIMKKLHYQLNCGANIQGS, encoded by the coding sequence ATGAGATTGTTTATATTTGCTGTTTTTCTTTGCCTCCTGATTGCAGGACCGTGGCTGGCCGCTGCCTTTAGTGCAGGAACGCATGGCAATTTTGAAAATCTGATCGGAAAGCATGATGCCTTGCTGGTTACTGCCCCCAACGAAAAAATCATTTTTTCAAAAAATTCGGAAAAGATGCTGGTTCCTGCTTCCACGCTCAAAATTTTTACCGCACTGGTGGCGTTGCACTATCTGGGACCTGACTATAAATTTGCCACTGAATTCTATCTGGATAAGGGGCAAAATCTTAAGATAAAGGGATACGGAGACCCTCTGCTCATTTCAGAAGTTCTGCAGGAAATATCAAAGAAGGTGGCTGGAAAGATTGAAAAAGTCATCGATATTGTTTTAGATGATTCATATTTTGCCCAACCGCTGACGATTCCCGGAGTTTCATCATCCATTCAACCCTATGATGCCCCAAACGGTGCGCTCTGTGTTAATTTTAATACGGTTAACTTCAAACAGTCAAATGGCATCTATATCAGTGCCGAACCTCAAACCCCGCTGGTGCCTTTTGCGCTAAACAGAATAAAAAAACTCGGACTGCACCATGGAAGGATTGTGTTTTCCCATAATAATAATGAGTGTACATTTTATGCCGGATACCTGATTAAGCACTTCTTAAACAACGAAGGGTTACAAACTACCGGTATTGTAAGGACAGGCAGGGTTCATAAAAGCAAAGATCGATTAATCTTCCGATATATTTCAAAATCACCTGTAAAAGAAATCATATCGAGATTTCTTGAATTTTCTAATAATTATACCACCAATCAACTGCTTATTGCGGCAGGCGCAAAAACCCATGGTCCGCCCGGGACCCTTGATAAGGGAGTTTCAGCAGCATTATCTTATGCAAAAAAGATTCTTGATTTGAAACACACTCACATTACTGAAGGTTCGGGAATATCCAGAAAAAACAAAACGTCGGCAAAAGACATGGATAAGGTACTCAAAGCATTCGAGCCCTACCATGGCCTGATGCGCCATGAAGGCAGAGAATTTTATAAAACCGGTACCCTTAGCGGGATAAACACCAGAGCGGGTTATATTGAACACCCAACGGGCCAACTATATCGATTTGTGGTATTTATTAATACACCCGGAAAATCGACCCGAAGGATTATGAAAAAACTTCATTATCAGCTGAATTGCGGGGCTAATATTCAAGGGTCGTAA